A single window of Rhizophagus irregularis chromosome 32, complete sequence DNA harbors:
- a CDS encoding Cytochrome c oxidase subunit 6A mitochondrial, which translates to MSDNETETKAINIRTAGFDARFPNTNQTKHCWQNYVDYFKCIKARGEDFAPCQQFFRAYHSLCPNDFISKWDTQREEGNFPVKLDP; encoded by the exons ATGTCTGATAA CGAAACCGAGACTAAAGCTATTAACATTCGTACCG ctgGCTTTGACGCGCGCTTTCCAAATACCAATCAAACTAAACATTGTTGGCAAAATTATGTAGATTATTTTAAGTGTATTAAAGCGCGTGGAGAAGATTTTGCTCCTTGTCAACAATTTTTTAGAGCATACCATAGTTTGTGTCCTAATGATTTT ATTTCAAAGTGGGACACTCAAAGAGAAGAAGGAAATTTTCCAGTTAAACTCGAtccttaa
- a CDS encoding ER lumen protein-retaining receptor 1, translating into MNIFRLVADLMHLASIFILLLKIQKTRSCAGISFKTQLLYAIVFVTRYLDLFTTWISLYNTIMKIFFIASSIYILYLMKYKFRATYDPILDTFRIEFLLGGSVILALIFNYDFIPMEILWSFSIFLESVAILPQLFMLSRTGEAETITTHYIFALGGYRALYLCNWLWRYIFDGHVEVYAWIAGVIQTALYSDFFYIYYTKVLHGKKFELPQGVV; encoded by the exons atgaaTATTTTCCGACTTGTAGCAGATTTAATGCATTTGGcgtctatttttattttacttttaaaaattcaaaagacgCGGTCATGTGCTG GTATCTCATTTAAAACCCAATTACTTTATGCTATTGTATTTGTCACAAGATATCTCGACTTATTTACAACATGGATTTCATTGTATAatacaataatgaaaatattttttattgcatcatctatttatattttgtatttaatgaaatataaattccGAGCTACGTATGATCCCATTTTGGATACTTTTAGAATAGAGTTTTTATTAGGAGGAAGTGTAATATTggctttaatatttaattatgacTTTATACCTATGGAg attttatggTCATTTTCGATTTTTCTTGAATCAGTCGCAATTCTTCCACAATTATTTATGTTAAGTCGTACGGGAGAAGCAGAAACAATTACTACACATTATATATTCGCACTAGGAGGATATAGAGCTTTGTATTTGTGCAATTGGTTATGGAGATATATATTTGATGGACATGTTGAAGTATATGCATGGATCGCTGGTGTAATTCAAACTGCTTTGTATAGTgacttcttttatatttattatacaaa AGTATTACACGGAAAAAAATTCGAATTACCTCA ggGTGTTGTATAA
- a CDS encoding ER lumen protein-retaining receptor 1 variant 2: MNIFRLVADLMHLASIFILLLKIQKTRSCAGISFKTQLLYAIVFVTRYLDLFTTWISLYNTIMKIFFIASSIYILYLMKYKFRATYDPILDTFRIEFLLGGSVILALIFNYDFIPMEILWSFSIFLESVAILPQLFMLSRTGEAETITTHYIFALGGYRALYLCNWLWRYIFDGHVEVYAWIAGVIQTALYSDFFYIYYTKVLHGKKFELPQSV; the protein is encoded by the exons atgaaTATTTTCCGACTTGTAGCAGATTTAATGCATTTGGcgtctatttttattttacttttaaaaattcaaaagacgCGGTCATGTGCTG GTATCTCATTTAAAACCCAATTACTTTATGCTATTGTATTTGTCACAAGATATCTCGACTTATTTACAACATGGATTTCATTGTATAatacaataatgaaaatattttttattgcatcatctatttatattttgtatttaatgaaatataaattccGAGCTACGTATGATCCCATTTTGGATACTTTTAGAATAGAGTTTTTATTAGGAGGAAGTGTAATATTggctttaatatttaattatgacTTTATACCTATGGAg attttatggTCATTTTCGATTTTTCTTGAATCAGTCGCAATTCTTCCACAATTATTTATGTTAAGTCGTACGGGAGAAGCAGAAACAATTACTACACATTATATATTCGCACTAGGAGGATATAGAGCTTTGTATTTGTGCAATTGGTTATGGAGATATATATTTGATGGACATGTTGAAGTATATGCATGGATCGCTGGTGTAATTCAAACTGCTTTGTATAGTgacttcttttatatttattatacaaa AGTATTACACGGAAAAAAATTCGAATTACCTCAgtcagtataa